A single region of the Hyphomicrobiales bacterium genome encodes:
- a CDS encoding Exopolyphosphatase: MVVMDDAGADSIAVLALQGDAVGELPRQVRKPRRRGRRRRWRRSGVRAATYAALDLGTNNCRLLVAEPTYRGFRVVDAFSRIVRLGEGLARENQLGEPAIARAIEALKVCRSKIDANGVVRARLIATEACRAAVNGGLFIERVERETGLALEVVDRQTEAYLAVTGCANLADPEADAVIVFDIGGGSTEIIWLEGADLSGRRETDERVRAWESMPTGVVTLAEQHGGADVTRESFEAMVSHVSRLVAGFAERAGIASSKRGFHLLGTSGTVTTIAGVHLALPRYDRRRVDGLWMADHEVSNVIDHLLETGYEERMANPCIGSERADLVLAGCAILEAIRRAFPSERLRIADRGLREGILMTLMREDGVWRGGWG; encoded by the coding sequence GTGGTGGTCATGGATGATGCGGGCGCTGACAGCATTGCTGTTCTGGCGCTACAGGGCGACGCTGTGGGGGAACTTCCCCGACAGGTCAGGAAGCCGCGTCGGCGCGGCCGCCGCCGGCGCTGGCGCCGCAGCGGGGTGAGGGCGGCTACCTATGCCGCACTTGATCTGGGAACCAATAATTGCCGGCTGCTGGTCGCGGAGCCGACCTACAGGGGCTTTCGCGTGGTCGACGCGTTCTCACGCATCGTACGCTTGGGGGAGGGCTTGGCGCGCGAGAACCAGCTCGGCGAACCGGCGATCGCCCGTGCCATCGAAGCCCTCAAGGTTTGCCGCTCGAAGATCGATGCCAATGGCGTAGTGCGCGCGCGCCTCATTGCCACGGAAGCCTGCCGGGCGGCCGTGAATGGCGGGCTGTTCATCGAGCGGGTTGAGCGCGAGACGGGCCTCGCCCTGGAAGTGGTCGATCGGCAGACAGAGGCCTATCTCGCCGTGACGGGCTGCGCCAATCTTGCCGACCCCGAGGCCGATGCCGTGATCGTGTTCGATATCGGTGGCGGGTCCACGGAGATCATCTGGCTCGAGGGCGCGGACCTGTCCGGCCGAAGAGAGACGGATGAGCGCGTGCGCGCCTGGGAATCCATGCCCACCGGCGTCGTGACGCTTGCCGAACAGCACGGCGGCGCGGATGTCACCCGCGAATCCTTTGAGGCCATGGTCTCCCACGTGTCGCGCCTCGTCGCCGGATTCGCGGAGCGCGCCGGTATCGCGTCCTCCAAACGCGGCTTTCATCTGCTTGGGACATCGGGGACCGTGACGACCATCGCGGGCGTCCATCTCGCCCTGCCACGCTACGATCGCCGGCGTGTGGACGGATTGTGGATGGCTGACCACGAGGTCTCCAACGTCATCGATCACCTGCTCGAAACCGGCTACGAGGAGCGGATGGCCAATCCTTGCATCGGCAGCGAGCGGGCCGATCTTGTGCTGGCGGGCTGCGCGATCCTCGAGGCCATCCGTCGTGCTTTTCCGAGCGAACGTCTCAGGATTGCCGACAGGGGCTTGCGCGAGGGCATCCTCATGACGCTTATGCGCGAGGATGGTGTTTGGCGTGGTGGATGGGGCTGA
- a CDS encoding Lipoprotein releasing system transmembrane protein LolE: protein MSAEPGSDSTRPFAVFEWMLASRYLRARRREGFISVIAGFSFLGIMLGVATLIVVMSVMNGFREELLSKIVGVNGHIFVQPIEQPLTDYAAVAQRIAGVEGVTLAVPLVEGQALASASQSGNNGGALVRGVREQDITRIPFIANTIREGTLAGFDEKGGIAIGRRLAEFLGVRTGDTVTIISPRGSATPMGVAPRIKAYPVVAVFEIGMSEFDGSFVYMPMQEAQAFFNRDGDVSLIEVFLRNADDVDAARDRIDAAAGRPIMMSDWRQRNRTFFSALEVERNVMFLILTLIVLVAALNIISGLIMLVKDKSEDIAILRTMGATRGAVMRVFLITGASIGIVGTIAGFFLGLLITLNVERIRAFMSWLTNTNLFPAELYFLSRLPAVIEPGEVVTVVTMAIVLSLIATLYPSWRAARLDPVEALRYG, encoded by the coding sequence ATGAGCGCAGAACCCGGGTCGGATTCGACGCGTCCCTTCGCTGTTTTCGAGTGGATGCTGGCATCGCGTTATCTCAGGGCAAGGCGGCGTGAGGGGTTTATCTCCGTCATCGCCGGCTTCTCTTTTCTAGGCATCATGCTGGGCGTGGCGACCTTGATCGTCGTCATGTCCGTGATGAACGGCTTCCGCGAGGAGCTCCTCAGCAAGATTGTCGGCGTGAACGGCCATATCTTCGTCCAGCCGATCGAGCAGCCGCTGACTGACTATGCCGCTGTTGCGCAGCGCATCGCCGGTGTCGAGGGGGTGACGCTCGCCGTGCCTCTCGTCGAAGGTCAGGCGCTCGCTTCCGCTTCCCAAAGTGGCAACAATGGCGGCGCGCTCGTGCGGGGCGTACGCGAGCAGGACATCACGCGCATCCCCTTCATCGCCAATACCATCCGCGAGGGCACCCTTGCCGGTTTCGATGAGAAGGGCGGCATCGCGATTGGCCGCCGGCTTGCGGAATTTCTCGGCGTCAGGACGGGTGACACCGTCACCATTATCTCGCCGCGTGGTTCGGCGACGCCCATGGGGGTGGCGCCGCGCATCAAGGCCTACCCCGTGGTGGCGGTCTTCGAGATCGGCATGTCGGAGTTCGACGGATCCTTCGTCTATATGCCGATGCAGGAGGCGCAGGCCTTCTTCAATCGTGACGGCGACGTGAGTCTCATAGAGGTCTTCCTGCGCAACGCTGACGATGTCGACGCGGCGCGTGACCGGATCGACGCGGCGGCCGGGCGTCCGATCATGATGAGCGATTGGCGCCAGCGCAACCGCACGTTCTTCTCGGCGCTCGAGGTCGAGCGCAATGTCATGTTCCTCATCCTCACGCTCATCGTGCTGGTGGCGGCGCTCAACATCATCTCCGGCCTCATCATGCTGGTGAAGGACAAGAGCGAGGACATCGCCATCCTGCGGACGATGGGGGCGACGCGCGGCGCCGTCATGCGGGTCTTCCTGATAACCGGCGCCTCGATCGGCATCGTGGGCACGATCGCGGGCTTTTTCCTCGGCCTGCTCATCACGCTCAACGTGGAGCGGATCCGGGCTTTCATGTCCTGGCTCACCAACACCAACCTCTTCCCCGCGGAGCTCTACTTCCTCAGCCGCCTGCCGGCCGTGATCGAGCCCGGCGAGGTCGTTACGGTGGTGACGATGGCGATCGTGCTGTCACTCATTGCCACGCTCTATCCAAGCTGGCGGGCCGCGCGGCTCGATCCTGTCGAAGCCTTGCGTTACGGGTGA
- the lolD gene encoding lipoprotein release complex - ATP binding subunit, with protein MSTAAPPPPALFLSRVERRYIQGSATLDILRGADFAVWPGEIVALVAPSGTGKSTLLHVAGLLERPDAGEVYIGAKPTVELDDSERTRLRRVDIGFVYQFHHLLPEFSALENVVLPQLIRGLDRKVAEQRATDLLTFLGIGQRLKHRPAELSGGEQQRVAIARAVANGPRVLLADEPTGNLDPSTADHVFHTLIALVRASRVGAVIATHNLDLARRMDRRVTIHDGLVVQMD; from the coding sequence ATGAGTACTGCTGCGCCTCCGCCTCCCGCCCTGTTCCTGTCCCGCGTGGAGCGGCGTTACATCCAAGGATCGGCGACGCTCGATATTCTGCGCGGCGCTGATTTCGCGGTCTGGCCGGGCGAGATCGTGGCATTGGTCGCTCCTTCCGGTACGGGCAAGTCCACGCTCCTCCACGTCGCGGGCTTGCTTGAACGGCCGGATGCCGGCGAGGTCTACATCGGCGCCAAGCCGACCGTGGAGTTGGATGATAGCGAGCGCACGCGGCTCAGGCGCGTCGATATCGGTTTCGTCTATCAGTTCCACCACCTCCTGCCGGAGTTCTCGGCCCTCGAGAACGTCGTGCTGCCGCAGCTCATCCGCGGACTCGACCGCAAGGTGGCGGAGCAGCGTGCCACCGATCTCCTTACCTTTCTCGGAATCGGACAGCGCCTGAAGCATCGTCCGGCCGAACTATCCGGCGGGGAACAGCAACGTGTCGCGATCGCGCGCGCCGTGGCGAACGGCCCGCGTGTCCTCCTGGCCGATGAGCCGACGGGCAATCTCGACCCCAGCACCGCCGATCACGTCTTCCACACGTTGATTGCCCTGGTGCGCGCGTCGCGCGTCGGCGCCGTCATAGCGACGCATAATCTCGACCTCGCCCGGCGGATGGATCGTCGGGTCACGATCCATGACGGCCTTGTCGTGCAGATGGATTGA
- a CDS encoding conserved hypothetical protein (Evidence 4 : Unknown function but conserved in other organisms) gives MVVFTGLAAAFKLLLISALLAPLVWIPPAQGQPHPGDAIMLVNAETGLEELTISTANGRHVFSVEVMRTAAQRGRGLMERRYLPADRGMLFDFQEVQPVTMWMSNTYLPLDMLFIRKDGTIARIEEHTEPFSERLIPSGEPVLGVLELNAGTAARIGARPGDRIIHPMFR, from the coding sequence ATGGTCGTGTTCACCGGGTTGGCTGCGGCCTTCAAGCTTTTGCTGATATCGGCGCTATTGGCGCCGCTTGTCTGGATTCCGCCCGCGCAGGGGCAGCCTCATCCAGGCGATGCCATCATGCTGGTCAATGCCGAGACCGGGCTGGAGGAACTGACGATCAGCACGGCAAACGGCCGGCATGTCTTCTCCGTGGAGGTGATGCGCACCGCGGCGCAGCGTGGCCGCGGACTGATGGAACGGCGCTACCTGCCTGCCGATCGGGGCATGCTCTTCGATTTCCAGGAGGTCCAGCCGGTGACCATGTGGATGAGCAATACTTATTTGCCCCTCGACATGCTGTTCATCCGCAAGGACGGCACGATCGCGCGCATCGAGGAGCACACCGAGCCGTTCTCGGAGCGGCTCATTCCGTCAGGCGAGCCCGTCCTCGGCGTTCTCGAACTGAATGCCGGCACGGCCGCGCGCATTGGTGCCAGACCCGGCGATCGCATCATTCACCCCATGTTCCGTTGA
- a CDS encoding conserved hypothetical protein (Evidence 4 : Unknown function but conserved in other organisms), giving the protein MATSDPHGSVGTPEESGMPVSLFITTILVSFVLIGVFMFSHF; this is encoded by the coding sequence ATGGCCACCTCAGATCCCCATGGCTCGGTCGGCACGCCCGAAGAATCCGGCATGCCGGTAAGCCTTTTCATCACCACGATCCTGGTCTCATTCGTCTTGATCGGCGTGTTTATGTTCAGCCATTTCTGA
- a CDS encoding Outer membrane immunogenic protein: protein MHIRHFTIGLALLGIIGVPANASAADLAKYRAPPPPVPIPPVFTWTGPYAGVNAGYAMGRLRTKVGWAGRQDAIAADPAFVTGLGAARRERGSFTGGAQVGYNYQIGSIVLGIEADFNALRMRHGALASARLVNGEIGETVDAAVRSSQSLHWMATLRPRVGWAVADRFMVYGTGGLAVARASQRSQGFLSVTGASVAPVADPAVDPAMAETAAAAPAPTAGLFGAVGKSGSGYRYGWALGAGAEYAVTDEITVKGEFLHVQMRGRNVAAATLDPATPGVAFGARNSSAVQMIRAGMNYRF from the coding sequence ATGCATATAAGGCATTTCACGATAGGGTTGGCACTCCTGGGCATAATCGGGGTCCCGGCGAATGCGTCGGCGGCAGATCTTGCGAAATACCGCGCGCCCCCGCCACCCGTGCCCATCCCGCCTGTCTTCACATGGACCGGCCCCTATGCGGGCGTGAATGCGGGCTATGCCATGGGACGGCTGCGCACGAAAGTCGGCTGGGCCGGGCGGCAGGACGCGATAGCCGCAGATCCTGCATTCGTGACCGGGCTTGGTGCGGCACGGCGCGAGCGCGGCAGCTTCACCGGCGGCGCGCAAGTTGGCTACAACTATCAGATTGGCTCGATCGTGCTGGGCATCGAAGCTGATTTCAACGCCCTCAGGATGCGACACGGCGCGCTGGCCTCTGCCCGCCTGGTCAATGGGGAAATCGGGGAAACGGTCGACGCGGCGGTACGCAGCAGTCAGTCGCTGCATTGGATGGCGACGTTGCGCCCGCGCGTCGGCTGGGCGGTCGCCGACCGGTTCATGGTCTATGGTACCGGCGGCCTCGCTGTTGCCCGCGCCAGCCAACGCTCACAGGGCTTTCTCTCCGTGACCGGAGCCAGTGTTGCGCCAGTTGCCGACCCTGCCGTCGATCCGGCCATGGCCGAGACCGCCGCCGCGGCACCTGCACCCACCGCCGGCCTCTTCGGCGCGGTGGGAAAAAGCGGGTCAGGGTACCGTTACGGCTGGGCTCTTGGAGCGGGTGCCGAATACGCCGTCACGGACGAGATCACCGTGAAGGGGGAATTCCTTCACGTGCAAATGAGAGGGCGCAACGTCGCCGCGGCAACCCTCGATCCTGCAACCCCAGGCGTTGCTTTCGGCGCCCGCAATTCATCCGCCGTCCAGATGATCCGCGCCGGGATGAACTACCGGTTCTGA
- the proS gene encoding Proline--tRNA ligase yields the protein MRLSRYFLPVLRETPKEAEIVSHRLMLRAGMIRQESAGIYAWLPLGLKVLNRISAIVREEQDRAGAVELLMPTIQSAELWRESGRYDAYGKEMLRIADRHEREMLFGPTNEEMITEIFRASVKSYKDLPLNLYHIQWKFRDEIRPRFGTMRSREFLMKDAYSFDLDKEGARHSYNKMFVAYLRTFARLGLRAIPMQADTGPIGGDLSHEFIILADTGESEVFCHKDFLDFPIPGADTDFEDVEGLQGIVDSWTSLYAATSEKHDEARYAAIADGEKLSARGIEVGHIFYFGTKYSAPMGATVTSPDGKEVPVHMGSYGIGPSRLVAALIEASHDDKGIIWPDAVAPFDVALLNLKVGDAATDEASLKIYQALSLRGRDVLYDDTDDRPGAKFATADLVGLPWQVVVGPKGLADGKVEVKRRGSDQRELLSIEEAVTKVAG from the coding sequence ATGCGCCTCAGCCGCTACTTCCTTCCCGTCCTGCGTGAAACGCCCAAGGAAGCGGAAATCGTTTCTCACCGCCTCATGCTGCGTGCCGGCATGATTCGTCAGGAATCGGCCGGGATCTATGCCTGGCTGCCGCTCGGGCTCAAGGTCCTGAACCGGATCTCGGCCATCGTCCGCGAGGAGCAAGATCGCGCGGGCGCGGTGGAACTTCTCATGCCGACGATCCAGTCGGCGGAGTTGTGGCGCGAATCCGGGCGTTACGATGCCTATGGCAAGGAGATGCTGCGCATCGCCGACCGCCATGAACGCGAGATGCTGTTCGGGCCCACCAACGAGGAGATGATCACCGAGATTTTCCGCGCCTCGGTGAAGTCCTACAAGGATCTTCCGCTCAATCTCTACCACATCCAGTGGAAGTTCCGGGACGAGATTCGGCCGCGTTTTGGCACCATGCGCTCGCGTGAGTTCCTGATGAAGGATGCCTATTCCTTCGATCTGGACAAGGAAGGCGCGCGCCACTCCTACAACAAGATGTTCGTGGCTTATCTCAGGACTTTCGCGCGGCTTGGCCTTCGCGCGATCCCGATGCAGGCCGATACCGGTCCGATCGGCGGCGACCTCAGCCACGAGTTCATCATTCTGGCCGACACGGGTGAGAGCGAAGTCTTCTGCCACAAGGACTTCCTCGACTTCCCCATCCCCGGCGCCGACACGGATTTCGAGGATGTCGAGGGGCTGCAGGGAATCGTCGATTCCTGGACTTCTCTCTATGCTGCGACGTCCGAAAAGCACGACGAGGCGCGCTACGCCGCCATCGCCGACGGCGAGAAGCTTTCGGCCCGCGGCATCGAGGTGGGCCATATTTTCTACTTCGGGACGAAATACTCGGCCCCGATGGGCGCAACCGTGACCTCTCCGGATGGCAAGGAAGTGCCTGTACACATGGGTTCCTACGGCATCGGGCCGTCGCGTCTCGTCGCAGCCCTGATCGAGGCGAGCCACGACGACAAGGGCATCATCTGGCCGGATGCGGTCGCGCCCTTCGATGTCGCGCTTCTCAACCTGAAGGTTGGCGACGCGGCGACCGATGAGGCCTCGCTCAAGATCTATCAGGCGCTCAGCCTGCGCGGTCGCGACGTGCTTTACGACGACACCGATGACCGGCCGGGCGCGAAATTCGCGACGGCCGATCTGGTCGGTTTGCCTTGGCAGGTCGTCGTCGGGCCAAAGGGGCTCGCGGACGGAAAGGTGGAGGTGAAGCGGCGCGGCAGCGACCAGCGCGAGCTGCTCTCCATCGAGGAGGCCGTCACCAAAGTCGCTGGTTGA
- a CDS encoding hypothetical protein (Evidence 5 : Unknown function), translating to MARQLVLGRMPRKDLRPWWSWMMRALTALLFWRYRATLWGNFPDRSGSRVGAAAAGAGAAAG from the coding sequence GTGGCGAGGCAGCTGGTCCTCGGCCGCATGCCGCGCAAGGATTTACGGCCGTGGTGGTCATGGATGATGCGGGCGCTGACAGCATTGCTGTTCTGGCGCTACAGGGCGACGCTGTGGGGGAACTTCCCCGACAGGTCAGGAAGCCGCGTCGGCGCGGCCGCCGCCGGCGCTGGCGCCGCAGCGGGGTGA
- a CDS encoding putative membrane protein (Evidence 3 : Putative function from multiple computational evidences), which produces MTIRNPVEWMWSQLNQTAQVAGGFGNAIYHPGDAVRARRLHVNRIGFSDLREALRRGWQDFISYRSDVLFVVLIYPIAGLVLSQLAVGRSMLHLIFPLASGFALLGPFAATGIYEVSRRRELGQQSSWFEAFKVFSSPAFGSVAMLGFVMILFFLLWLLVAMVIYHFTLGPAYPTSIDQFIADVLGTPAGWALILIGGGVGFLFALVILMTGSISFPLLIDRHAGIVAAVATSIRAFTINPVPMLTWGAIVAGALVIGTVPLLVGLIVVMPVLGHATWHLYRRLTAP; this is translated from the coding sequence ATGACGATACGTAATCCGGTCGAGTGGATGTGGTCTCAGTTGAACCAGACCGCGCAGGTGGCGGGTGGGTTTGGCAATGCCATCTATCACCCGGGAGATGCCGTCCGTGCGCGTCGGCTCCATGTGAACCGCATCGGTTTCAGCGATCTCCGCGAGGCTCTGCGTCGAGGATGGCAGGATTTCATCAGCTATCGCTCGGATGTGCTGTTCGTGGTCCTGATCTACCCGATTGCAGGCCTCGTATTGAGCCAGTTGGCGGTTGGCCGCTCGATGCTCCATCTCATCTTCCCGCTCGCTTCCGGCTTCGCTCTGCTTGGCCCGTTCGCCGCAACAGGGATCTACGAGGTTAGCCGGCGCCGCGAACTGGGACAGCAAAGTTCCTGGTTCGAGGCCTTCAAGGTCTTTTCCTCACCGGCATTCGGCTCGGTCGCGATGCTCGGCTTCGTCATGATCTTGTTCTTCCTGCTCTGGCTGCTCGTCGCGATGGTCATCTACCATTTCACGCTCGGGCCGGCCTATCCCACCTCCATCGACCAGTTCATCGCTGATGTTCTCGGCACACCGGCTGGCTGGGCGCTCATCCTGATCGGGGGCGGGGTCGGCTTCCTCTTTGCGCTTGTGATTTTGATGACCGGTAGCATTTCCTTCCCACTCTTGATCGATAGGCATGCCGGCATCGTCGCGGCCGTGGCGACATCCATACGCGCCTTCACGATCAATCCCGTGCCGATGCTGACCTGGGGGGCGATCGTCGCCGGTGCGCTCGTTATCGGCACGGTGCCGCTTCTTGTGGGATTGATTGTCGTGATGCCGGTCCTCGGCCACGCCACGTGGCATCTTTACCGACGCCTCACGGCGCCGTGA
- a CDS encoding conserved membrane hypothetical protein (Evidence 4 : Unknown function but conserved in other organisms), with product MKSFLIMGVAAGLMAGIAGASAQTYVTTAPVVATTPAVAVTGFGTTLVEGVLPTVASGIKVLPGSIVPTYVPLTHTVSAIPATGYVAFAPGIGHLEWMPTGTGFMRLGVRGWSSHVIMPALASYSYFISPDRKMVFVNPLTRQVLRIVTL from the coding sequence ATGAAGTCATTTCTTATTATGGGTGTTGCCGCTGGCCTCATGGCTGGCATCGCCGGGGCGTCCGCCCAAACATACGTGACCACGGCCCCGGTCGTGGCCACGACGCCTGCTGTTGCCGTCACAGGCTTCGGGACCACCCTCGTCGAGGGCGTTCTTCCCACCGTCGCCAGTGGCATCAAGGTCTTGCCGGGCAGCATTGTGCCGACTTATGTCCCGCTGACCCATACCGTCAGCGCCATTCCGGCGACTGGCTATGTGGCCTTTGCCCCCGGTATCGGGCATCTCGAATGGATGCCGACGGGTACGGGCTTCATGCGCCTCGGGGTGCGTGGGTGGAGCAGCCACGTGATCATGCCGGCCCTCGCGAGCTATTCCTATTTCATCTCGCCTGACCGGAAGATGGTTTTTGTGAACCCGCTGACCCGTCAGGTCTTGCGTATCGTCACGCTCTGA
- a CDS encoding hypothetical protein (Evidence 5 : Unknown function), which translates to MLYAARPLALHPMQLQKMQACYAQKDDNTF; encoded by the coding sequence TTGCTTTACGCAGCAAGGCCTCTCGCACTGCATCCCATGCAATTGCAAAAAATGCAGGCATGCTATGCTCAAAAGGATGACAACACGTTTTAG
- a CDS encoding hypothetical protein (Evidence 5 : Unknown function) translates to MAGIWLGQVDCLSNWGSVRSAGTGANGARVLFHKVSQGFTPVSGEEPNLGSLPPMDVIVRRDRKDASCQQWERERPSPRFG, encoded by the coding sequence GTGGCTGGCATCTGGCTCGGGCAGGTTGATTGCCTTTCCAATTGGGGGAGCGTCCGTTCGGCTGGCACAGGCGCGAACGGCGCTCGCGTGTTGTTTCATAAAGTGAGCCAGGGCTTCACGCCGGTTTCCGGTGAGGAACCGAACCTTGGGTCACTTCCCCCAATGGATGTGATAGTGAGGCGCGATCGAAAAGACGCATCTTGTCAGCAATGGGAGCGTGAGCGACCATCGCCGCGCTTTGGCTGA
- the rlmE gene encoding Ribosomal RNA large subunit methyltransferase E produces MAWWMGLMKSKGSGDAPRTLKVRVKTAGKRTLASQKWLARQLNDPYVARAKREGYRSRAAFKLIEMDEKFHFLKRGQRIVDLGAAPGGWSQVAAAKVGIKGDGEGPGRVVGIDLLPIDPLPGIDFIELDFLADEAPDRLIALLGGPADIVMSDMAANATGHKKTDHLKIMGLAETAAEFAREILAPGGVFVAKVLQGGTENALLADLKRDFRDVRHVKPAASRSDSSELYVLAMGFRGRGASGTEEAESP; encoded by the coding sequence TTGGCGTGGTGGATGGGGCTGATGAAATCTAAGGGTTCTGGTGATGCGCCCCGCACACTCAAGGTGCGCGTCAAGACGGCGGGCAAGCGGACACTCGCCTCCCAGAAGTGGCTCGCTCGCCAGTTGAACGACCCCTATGTCGCACGCGCGAAACGCGAGGGCTATCGCTCGCGCGCCGCCTTCAAGCTCATCGAGATGGATGAGAAGTTCCATTTTCTCAAGCGCGGCCAGCGTATCGTCGACCTCGGGGCCGCACCCGGCGGCTGGTCCCAGGTCGCGGCGGCGAAGGTTGGGATCAAGGGCGACGGGGAAGGGCCGGGGCGTGTGGTCGGTATCGATCTCCTGCCGATCGATCCGCTACCGGGCATTGATTTCATAGAGCTCGATTTCCTAGCCGACGAAGCACCCGATCGCCTGATCGCCCTGTTGGGCGGGCCGGCGGATATCGTCATGTCCGACATGGCCGCCAACGCCACCGGCCATAAGAAGACTGATCATCTGAAGATCATGGGCCTCGCCGAAACAGCGGCTGAATTCGCGCGTGAGATCCTGGCGCCGGGCGGCGTCTTCGTAGCGAAGGTGTTGCAGGGCGGCACTGAGAATGCGCTCCTGGCGGATCTGAAACGCGACTTCCGCGATGTGCGGCATGTCAAGCCAGCGGCGAGCCGCTCCGATTCCTCTGAGCTTTATGTGCTGGCCATGGGGTTCAGAGGCCGCGGCGCTTCCGGCACCGAGGAAGCCGAGAGCCCGTAG
- a CDS encoding EmrB/QacA subfamily drug resistance transporter: MARPMLVPLIVACALFMENTDSTVIATSLPAIALDLGEDPIALKLALTSYLVSLAVFIPISGWMADRFGAKTIFRLAMAVFMLGSIGCAFSHSLETFVLARFFQGMGGAMMVPVGRLVLLRSVPRNQMVQALAYLSIPAMLGPVFGPPLGGFITTYFHWQWIFFINIPIGIAGILLATAFFENIREEDVPPLDVTGALLSAVGLSLVMFGLATGGRHLVSPVISAGATIIGALAIASYVWHAKRTPHPVLDFALLSIPTFRIGVLAGFLFRIGIGAIPFLLPLMLQLGFGLDPLHSGLITFASAVGALFMKTLAAQILRRYGFRRVMTVNAVIGSIFLVIQGFFTADMPYLLMLGLLLVGGCFRSLQFTGLNALMFSDVSKRSMSLATSFSSVAQQLSLSCGVAIGAFVLEMVSSRHPATGIVASDFWPAFLTVALISASSLFVLLRLSPHAGAEVSGHVDPRKATAGSIEEQRQPAE, from the coding sequence ATGGCCCGTCCGATGCTCGTCCCTCTCATCGTCGCCTGTGCGCTCTTCATGGAGAACACGGACTCGACGGTGATCGCCACATCCCTGCCGGCGATCGCCCTTGATCTGGGTGAGGATCCGATTGCGCTCAAGCTCGCGCTCACGTCCTATCTCGTCAGCCTCGCCGTCTTCATTCCTATCAGCGGCTGGATGGCGGACCGTTTCGGCGCCAAGACGATCTTTCGCCTCGCCATGGCGGTCTTCATGCTGGGATCGATCGGCTGCGCCTTCTCGCATTCGCTCGAAACATTCGTCCTCGCCCGCTTCTTCCAGGGCATGGGCGGCGCGATGATGGTGCCGGTCGGCCGGCTCGTGCTGCTGCGCAGCGTGCCGCGCAACCAGATGGTTCAGGCTCTCGCCTATCTGTCGATTCCGGCGATGCTGGGGCCCGTGTTCGGGCCGCCGCTCGGCGGCTTCATCACCACCTATTTCCACTGGCAGTGGATCTTCTTCATCAACATCCCCATCGGGATCGCCGGCATTCTCCTCGCGACCGCGTTCTTCGAGAACATCCGCGAGGAGGATGTGCCGCCGCTTGATGTCACGGGCGCCCTGCTCTCGGCGGTCGGGCTGTCCCTCGTGATGTTCGGCCTCGCCACCGGCGGACGCCATCTCGTGTCGCCGGTCATTTCAGCGGGGGCCACGATCATCGGCGCGCTCGCCATCGCAAGCTATGTCTGGCACGCCAAGCGCACGCCCCATCCGGTGCTCGACTTCGCGCTTCTCAGTATTCCGACCTTCCGCATCGGCGTCCTCGCCGGCTTCTTGTTCCGTATCGGCATCGGTGCCATTCCATTCCTCCTGCCGCTGATGCTGCAACTCGGCTTCGGGCTCGACCCGCTTCATTCCGGGCTGATCACCTTCGCGTCGGCCGTCGGCGCACTCTTCATGAAGACGCTCGCGGCCCAGATTCTCCGGCGCTACGGCTTCCGGCGCGTCATGACCGTGAACGCGGTCATAGGCTCGATCTTTCTCGTCATTCAGGGCTTTTTCACCGCGGACATGCCCTATCTGCTCATGCTGGGCTTGCTGCTCGTAGGCGGCTGTTTCCGCTCTCTACAGTTCACAGGGCTTAACGCGCTGATGTTTTCGGATGTCTCCAAACGCAGCATGAGCCTTGCGACGAGCTTCTCCAGCGTCGCCCAGCAGCTCTCGCTCAGCTGCGGCGTGGCGATCGGCGCCTTCGTGCTGGAGATGGTCAGCAGCCGCCACCCCGCGACAGGCATCGTCGCCAGCGATTTCTGGCCCGCCTTTCTCACCGTCGCGCTGATCTCGGCGAGTTCGCTCTTCGTGCTGCTCCGCCTTAGCCCCCATGCCGGCGCCGAGGTCTCAGGCCATGTGGATCCCCGCAAGGCGACAGCGGGCAGCATCGAGGAACAGCGTCAGCCGGCGGAATGA